Within Flavobacterium pisciphilum, the genomic segment GAAACGGGATTCCGTTCTGAAGTTCCCTTTCCGCCAATAAGGCACTTTAATTAATAAAATTTGAATAACCGCGATAAGCATAAAACAAAACAATCATGCCGTACATAAAAATTGAAATTACGCGAGAAGGCGTTACAAGAGAACAAAAACAAATCCTTATAAAAGGTGTAACCGATTTAATTACACAAACATTAAACAAAGATCCACATTTAACCCATGTAGTAATTCAGGAAATAGATCTTGATGATTGGGGATATGCTGGACAACAAGGGTCAGTAATAAGAGAAAAGGCTTTACAAACGATAAAAAAATA encodes:
- a CDS encoding tautomerase family protein, which codes for MPYIKIEITREGVTREQKQILIKGVTDLITQTLNKDPHLTHVVIQEIDLDDWGYAGQQGSVIREKALQTIKK